A window of Orenia marismortui DSM 5156 contains these coding sequences:
- the map gene encoding type I methionyl aminopeptidase, which yields MIIRKSRREIEIMKKAGKIVAETHALLAEKVAPGITTGELDRIAEEFVLSKGAKPAFKGYQGFPYTLCISINEEVVHGFPGKRVLESGDIISIDMGVIIDGYYGDSAYTLAVGQVSEKANGLLKATEESLYKGIEQAVTGNRLSDISHAVQNHAEKHGYSVVRRFVGHGIGRGLHEDPQIPNFGPAGRGPRLKEGMVLAIEPMINIGTHKVKVLDDGWTAVTTDGELSAHFEHTVAITKKGPEILTKL from the coding sequence ATGATTATTAGAAAGTCTAGACGTGAAATAGAAATTATGAAGAAAGCTGGAAAGATAGTAGCAGAGACTCATGCTCTATTAGCTGAAAAAGTTGCTCCAGGAATTACTACAGGTGAGCTTGATAGAATAGCAGAAGAGTTTGTTTTGAGTAAAGGTGCTAAGCCAGCTTTTAAAGGTTATCAAGGTTTTCCTTATACTCTATGTATCTCTATCAATGAAGAAGTAGTGCATGGCTTTCCAGGAAAAAGGGTATTAGAATCTGGTGATATTATTAGTATTGATATGGGAGTTATTATAGATGGTTATTATGGAGATTCGGCATATACATTAGCAGTTGGTCAAGTATCTGAGAAGGCTAATGGTCTATTAAAAGCTACAGAAGAATCTTTATATAAGGGGATTGAGCAGGCGGTTACAGGGAATCGGTTGTCTGATATTTCTCATGCAGTTCAAAATCACGCTGAGAAGCATGGATATTCAGTAGTAAGGCGTTTTGTAGGACATGGAATTGGAAGAGGACTTCATGAAGATCCTCAAATACCTAACTTTGGTCCTGCAGGAAGAGGGCCAAGATTGAAAGAAGGTATGGTTTTAGCAATTGAACCTATGATTAATATAGGAACTCATAAGGTTAAAGTTTTAGATGATGGATGGACAGCAGTTACTACTGATGGGGAGCTATCTGCACATTTTGAACATACTGTTGCTATAACTAAGAAGGGGCCTGAAATTTTAACTAAACTTTAA